atgaaaacaaaaaagcaacagCAGTACAATCTAAAGCACAGAGGCAAAGAACAGGAGGCCACGACAACTCTCCGAAGTCCAGAAACTCAGCACAGATACAATGTGTTTCAGAGGAAGACACCCAGAATCCAGCGGGAGGGAGGAAGGTGCAGAGAGGTACCCAGTACATTCTGAAAAGGCTCTCTCCTGATCTCTGGAGGGAAGGCTGTCTCTGCTCCCTCCCACGCGGAGGGGGAAGCTGGCCCCCAGGGCTTCTGGACCCAGAAAGCGCTCCCGCAGCAGAGAGTGATTTTAGACTAGAAAGCCGGGAAGGAGGAAGCTGGATGGCGGTCCTCCTCCTTTTTCACTGGCCAGCAAACAGAGCCGTTTGCCTGATTTTTAAATCTGCAGAAGTTGGTGTGTCCGAGGTGGGACACGCTTATGGCGCGTGCTCCCCAGATCACGAAGCAGAGACTCTGAGTGGCACGAAGGCCAGTGTCCACCAAAGGACCATAGTCACCCGGGGCCAACTGGGGCGGGGAGGCGGGGCTTACCTGCAATGGTGCTTCCTGCTGGCGAGCCAGAAGGCACTGTCGCAGCCGTAGCAGTGAGCGGCCAGGTGGTCGGGAAGCCAGCGGGTCATCTGTGGGACAAAGACAGAGCCAGGTCAGCCAGGGGGACGGCGGCGTCGGCCTGAGAGGGCCAAGCCAAGGCAGAGGAGAGCAAGGGTTGATGCCGGCTCCTTCGGCTCCGACTCGAGAGATTTGGTCGTCAATAAAGGAAAGGCGTCCAAAGCATCTCCACCAAATTCCCCCTCAGAGAAAAGAAGTAGCCAAGAGCTCCCCGGTTCCCTACTCCAGCCTGGGGCCCGAACGGGCCCGCGACAATGAGTGCCTGGCATGTGGGTGTTTCCTGCTGCTTCTCAGAGAGCGTGTGGAGCTAGAGAGCTGGCAGTTGAAGGCACAGAGCCAAGGTGCCTGAGCGTTGCGGTGCCGTGCCGTGCCAGGGGTCCTGCCCTAACGGAAAGGGGCTGGGGAGATCACAAACAGCTCGACGGTTAGCAGCACAGGGAGTGAGTCTGTACCTCTGTGTCCTGTTTATCCACCTGCTCCCAGCTGGCTTCAGAGAAAATCTCTGTGCTGCAGCAAGACAAGCAGCTCTGATCCACATTGCTTTCCGAGTCGGGGATTGAGGTCTGTTGGCAAACAAACACAGCTGAACAGAACGAACCGGTCCCTCCTCCCCAGGGAACAAGGAAGGTGCAGGGGTAATGAGGACAGCTGGGGACAGAGATGAGCTTGCTCTGGGACAGCTGACCTTCAGAAGCACCGCCCTGCTGGTGGCTTAAGAGAAAGAACAGGGGGTCCAGGACAGCAGAGTACTTAAATGAGCCGTGTGTCGGGGCCATGGTAACTCGGAATGAGTGTGATCTCCCTTGGGTTGTCACAGGTTAACCAGGGGTGTGGAACTGGAGGGGCTAGGAGGGTGGAGCTGTGTTCACAGGGGTGATGAGCCTCTGGGGGGGCTATAGCTGTCGCCATAGCCAAAGCAGCCATCCCTAGCTAAAACCGAGAGCTTTGTGCCTGACCTCCTTTCTCTGAGGGATCcttggaaaatgaggaagaaaaagactgaaaagtcACTTTCACTTGGAAATGTTGGACAAACCCGCCTTTAATGAATGCATGCTACAAGAGCCAGGCCCGGAGGCCGGGGCCCTCTGGCTCCTCCCTCCGCAGTGACACAGCGTGACCGCCCGGCCAAGGGACAGCGAGTCCATTGAATGGAAGCTAAGTCGAGAAGGCCTTCCTCCTTGGCAAGTATATCTGGCGCTAAGCCCACCAACTACATTTTTCTCCCGGAGAGCCAGTCCTTCTGCACATGCAATGACTCCGGCTGTCCTCAGGCCCCACTCAAAGAACATCTACCCCCAGAGAGGCGAGCAAGATGGAGCACGATGGACGGACGCGACCGCGGCGGCCCCGGGGCAGGCCAGCCGGGGGCCTCTTTGGCCCTCACTCTCTCGCGGCCTTCCCCTCCACACCTGCCTTGGGGAGAGCCCCTTCAGGAAACGAGCTGGTGCGGCGGCTCCTTACCAATCCCCTGCCTCTGAGCAGGAGAGGCGCCGGGCCCTGGGGCCCGAGCCCAGTCTCTGTAGGCGGCGGCGCCTGATGAGGCCCAGCATACTCACCACTTCATCCCCAAAGTCCCCATTGAAGCGCAGGGAACTGTTCAGGTACTGACTCTCCAGGCGGCTTCTGAGCTCCTGCACCTGCTTCTTCAAAGTCTCCACTTCCTGCTGGTGGCCCGTTTCTATCTGGCGCAAGCGCTGCTGGATGGCGTCCGTGTAGACGGGCATGCCGTCATCGTCCAGGTGACTGCGAGCGGGCTGCTCCGGACTGCCGGCCGCCGGCTGCCTGCCCGGCTGGCCCTGCGACCACTTGGGGTGCGCGCTCCGCAGGGGGAGCTGGGCAGAGCCACCGCTCGCGGCAGACGTGCGTCGGCTCCAGGGCCCTTTGATCCGACTGCGCTCTCCCTCCAGACAGTGTCCGTTTGGGGCGGGGTATCTCTGGGGCACCGTCGGCCCGCCGGGCTTCTCCGTGGCCTTGTTCTCCGTCTCCAGGTCTCTGTTACAGACAATCTCCTCTTTACATTCGGCTAAGGGCAAGGCACAGGAAGAAGGCATCGGGCTGTGTGAAGTCCTGGCTACTTTTGATCCTGCCCTGGCCCTGTCTACCAGGCGCTCCCCATCAGCTCGAGAAAGTTCATCATCCCCACTGTCCATGAGGCAAGGTCTGTGACCAGCCCCTTGGGGGAGCTGATCCACTTTGGCCTCCCCTTCTGTCAGGGTTTCCACAGAACTTTCCACCGTGGGTGTTCTTGCTCCCAGGGGGAGAACTGTGGGCAGGGAGGTGCCATGGGAAACCTCAGGGTGCAGTGGGGCTTGATGGCTGTCCTCACCCACATCCCTGGGAGCACGGCTGCTCCCCGGTTCCTCCACAGAAGCCTCCTCCAGGCTGTCGCTCTGAGGGGGCTCCTGGGCATGGCTCGGTGGAGCCTCAGGTTCATCAGGGTGTCCCGGGAAGCCCGCCAGGAGCGGATGAGTACTGTTTCCTGGAGTGGTCGTCAGGTCCCCCAGAGCTGGCTCTGGTTTTTCAGGGTGCTCAGTGTCCTCCTGCTGGCTCTTCTCATTCAGGGGAGCCTCCTCTTTGGCCTCCACCACCTCGGTGCTGCTCCGCAAGGGGGTCTCCTCCAGACTCCCGTCCTCTTTAGTGGCCTCCTGCAGGATGTTCTCCATCTGACCTTCTGCCACCCCAGCGGCAACCGAGAGCTCGGCCCCCCCCAAGGCCTTGGCCTGTCTGCCCAAAGTATCCCCGTCACAGGGCTCCTCTCCCGGGCCGCCCAGGCCGCTCAGCTCCAGGGAGCGCCGATGTTCTTGCCACCGCTCGTTGAGGCTGGGGTCGCTGCTGCGCCGGCTGGTTGGGGGTACGCTGCTGTCGCAGACTGTTGTCAGGTTGTCAAACGAACGCGTCTTTGGTAGCCTGGGAAAGGAGAGGGCGGAAGATTAGAACCTCACTAAGGGGACCTCTGTGATTGGTCACTGGTATCTCACTGAGCCCACTCCAGGGATCCCAAAGGCCAGGCAGGATGAGCATCCGGGCCCTGAATCTACCCCAGGCTCTGGACCCACCCCAGATGGTCTAGTTAGGTGAAGGTGATGGGCcagtgaggaagggaagaaatagtGCGAGATGGACATAGAAATTCAATGCTCTGCATCTGTGAGGAAGACTGAAGGAACTCGAGACCATCCTTGGGTGCCCAGGACAAACTGCCGAGCCTCAAATATCACACCTGTCTCTCAAAAGGCAGCATGCtttgttcaacatatattggatcacttgccaaccaggggagggggtggggaaagggagggaaaaaattagaacacagagaTTGTAGGGGTGAATgacaaaaattacccatgtatatattttgaaaataaaaagccttaataaaaaattaagggaaaaaaaaaaagcacatttgcacatgtgcatgtatgtttGTACGCACATTACCAACACACAGAAAGAGCTGCTCATTAATCAGCCAGCCAACACTTCAGAGGGAGACCCGCAGAACAAATGTGTCTAAATTGTTTCACGACAAGTCTGAAAACCTTCTCGGAGCCGAGGATGTTTCCAGGTCCTGGAGGTCTCAGATGCCATGGATCAGGCCAACTCCTTCCCTGCGCATTCACACTCGCAGCCACACAAGGGCCTGCCAGGCCAGCAGCTCACCTACTCAGAGGCTGATCTTCAGGACTGGCACCGGGGACTGGGTACGGAGCACAGGTGTCATCAGCAGGGGTGGAAGGGGAGGGACACGGGAGGTACACGGCACTCCAGAGCATTAGGTTTCGCACATGGCACACTGGATATAGCACCTGAAAGGGAAACAAGTAGAAGCATGTGCTGATCAGACCTGGTAGCATGCTGATATTCTGCAGAAGAGTCAGAGGGAGGCtggaatatactttaaaaatcagttcAATAGGATCTGCTATTGGATTGGGGAGCACCAGACTTGGGATTCAGAATGCTTGCCGGCTCAGCCACTTAGCATTGTAATACTGGGAAAAGCCCTTCCCTTTGAAAGTGCtaaatggggggtggggggggggggagaacacCCAAAACCTTTACAGTAATTGTTTCTGATTAAGAGctctttttcaaaacatataggGTACAGAATCCCAAAAAATTAGAGagagacaaattaaaacaactcggTGGTGCCATCTAACACCTACCAGATTGGCTAATacaacagagaaggaaaatgacaaatggaggggatatgggaaactggaacactatTGCCCCATTAATGGAGTTGATCCAATGATTCTAGAGAGGAATTTGGAATCATACTCAAAGGACTGCAAAACTGTGCCTACCCCGTGATGCAGCAGTGTCACTACCGGGTCTATGCCCcctaagagatcatttaaaaaactaaaaagaatctataatgcaaaaatgtttctagcagctcttttcatggtggcaaagaactggcatataaagggatgcccatcagttggggaatggctgaacaagtggtAGAGGATTGTGATGGGATTTACTGTGCTGGAAGAAATGAGAatcaagatgctctcagaaagacCCGAGAAGactttaaacaaaagaaaagtcaagtgagcagaatcaggagaacacggTACACAATCATAGCAATATGACTGTATCATGATCAATAAGGAACGACTTAGCTACTCCAAGACAATAATCCAagtcaattccaaaagactcgtAAAAAAAGGTTTTCCATTTCCAAAGAGAAAATGGATGGCGTCTGAAGGAGacttttctttcactctttcttgtgcttttttttttttttttttttttgttcttttctcaatatggttaatatggaaataaatttcttGCTTTCCAAAtaagtggaggaggaagaatttggaactgaaaataaacattttttagaaGAGAAATGCACAAAATGAAACTTGTAAGATTAtaggaaaaaagatatttaaggTATATCTTCCAAATTCAGAACCAtcccaattggtaaatgatcaaagaagaaatcCAAAATAAATCAACTCAGAGATTCTAGCCCACACTCAAGATCGgcaaatataacaaaacaaaaaaaatcacaattattgGAAAAATTGTGGGGAAATAGGAACATTGACACACTAttctattggtggagttgtataACAGCTTCTAGAAAGGGACTGGGATGATCCATGGCTCAAAAGACAATTCAGCAATAATATGAGGCTCATATTCCAAAGGGAAGGCAGATatgaaaaataagcatttattaaggacctaccaCGTGCTAAGCACCGTGTtcagtgctttacaattattaattgTTGATCCTTACAAATTGAGCtgagaggtagttgctattatcatccccattttacatttgagaaactgaggcaaacagggtcaagtgatttgctcagtgtcacagAGCTAGTCAaggctgaggctgaatttgaattcaggtttttagCCCActagaaatgacaaaagggaCAATTTCATAGGAACTTCGGGAACCTTATATGAATTGTTGAGAGTGAAATGAGAAATAGAACtggaataatttatacaataataacataAAGACAAAGGCTATAAATGTTGAAAGactctaatcaatgcaatgaccaaccacaatccCAGAGGACAGAGGAAATGGACTCAAGATGAAACATGTGGTTTTCGATATGGCTAAtggggaaatttgttttgctcgaCTATGTATCTGTTCCAAGTGTTTCgctttatgttttctcttttctaatgagaagtgtaggaaagaaaaataaatgcttaagtgaaaaaattagaggggggggaaaaaaaaaaaaaaacaacttttcctTTTCTGGGAAAGTAAAAAGAGGCTTAATTCTCAGATTCCTTCCAGGTCTTCATTCTAGCCTGTGTTGTTTCCTGACCATACAAATTTGGTTGCACTCGAATTGAAAATTTAGTTGAAGCTCCCAGCCTACTATCCTTTGCCCAATTAAGCCTCCCCAGCCCTGAGTGGAGGCCGTCTGGATGGCCATGGGCCACTGTGAGGTCTCAAGGATAAGAAAATGTGATGTATTCAAGTGTTCTGCttctcctttattatttatttcacagGTCATCCGTCGTGGATAACACATCTCTATCAGTAGCTTGATCTTCAAATTTATGTTGTACGGCCTGAAGTGAGTCCTCATTGCTACTGGGTAATACTTTCCTCATCGCTTCCCTTCCACTCTCCACAGTGGCTCTTAAGCCCATTTCATCCTCCTCCAATCTCCCATGAGTTCCGCTTCTATTATCCCCCTTCCTTTTGAGGCCATTTGCCTCAAACTCTAACTTCCTCTCGTCTTCCTCATCTCACTTCACCCAGAAACCTCCTCCCATTTCTCCTCTTTCACAGGAAAAGCTAAAGTTACTCCTTAACAAGGAAGGCTAACTGCTCCCTTACTCAAATAGCCTCATTACATCTATCTCCTCCAATAGATTCCTTATTTCCAGTTTCTTTGTTCATGGCTCTTTCACACTGCCCTGCTCTTGGGGGCATTTCGCCTCTTTTTGTCTACCTCCATGTTGACTGGCCCAGGACAACCTTGACTGTGTGATAAAAGGAAGTGTCTGTTACACAGTGACTGTCGTTCCCCTTGGCACACAAGCTGGCCTTCCACACGGCTTCACAAAACGCAGTGAAGGCTGTTTCCCAGGATTCTTTAAATGAATCCTGAGGAGAGGAGGCCCCTAAAGCAGGAAGGGGGTGGCAGTGGCAGGGACAGCTGGCTTCAAGCTACATGGTGCTGGCTGGGACCTAGTGATATGCATATTAAATAACGAGCTAACAAAGCCTGCCAGCTCCTCTGAACAGCCTTCTTGACATGCCCTGGAGCTGAAAAAAGCTCTCTGACAAAGGGAATATTATCATAGCCTGAGATCCTCCTTACTGGGCTCCCTCTCAAGAGGGCTGTCACCTCCGGCATACAGGGGTGAGCAGAGCTGGAAAGGGTCACCTCTGGGAGCTTTTCTACAAATGAGTCCAGAATCTCAACTTCTCTTTCTTGGCCTGTGAGCACAGAGATGCTCATGTGTGCACATAGACACACACGCTCCCTTATACACAGACAGATACCACGAGACAAAGGATTAGACAAACACAgacatctccccctcccccctcccagacACCCACCCACCACTTTTAAACACAGCAGCTCTTAATCTCTGCTTTTCCTTTCAAAGGTACAAAAAGATCACTGTGGTAACTATAATAACCCGCAGCTAGGGGAAGGTGTTCTGGGCAGGAAGGCCGCCTGGACCGGTGGATGATGTGAAAACAATGTGCTGGTGGGTAAAGTTCCCCGCCACAGGGCCAAATCTACTAGGTCAGAAGTCATAAGGAGACCACAGGGAAGATTCAGACACAGCCACAGGAAGGTAGCGAAGGCCGTCTGACCCTGATGGCGCAGCATGGATGCCCCAAAACCTTGGGCTCCAGGCCCAGCTCAGCCACCTTGACCAAATCACCCAGGGAGACCCACAAGGGACCCTCCCTTTctacattttaaagttaaaacGCCTCCTCTGGAGAACTGCTGAGCTACTGCCCAGAATATGCTCCACAAGTGGGGCTCTTGGTAGGTGAGGGTCAATCATGACGGGGATTCTGCTGGTAGTCCTGAGTCCCCTAAGAAGGCAGAGCCCCGCCTCCTCCTGGCTGGCCCCCATACCCCCCCCCCTCCCTTGAGCCTCCAAGAGAAGAGAGACATACGCACAGTTTCTGACTGAGAAGAATAGAGCAGGTTCTTGAAGGCCTTGTTGGCTGCCCGAAGCAGAGACCAGACAGAGCAGGTCCGTTCCTGAGTgtgtttttctcctctctccttcgcATTGTTGCACAGGAATGTTCCAAAGAGGCAAGAGTAGGTGTGTTGTACCAACTTGACCTGCGGAGAGTCAACACGGCCGCATCACAAAACCAGGAGGGGACCGGGAGAAGGCTGGTCATCAGGCTCGTGCCAGGAAGCAGCCCCAGCACTCCTGGGAaaccctctctctctgtctttcatatACCCACACCATACATGTGCATTTAATCATATCTGCAAAGGTGGTAGTAGGGCTCCGTATGAATTTTTGCTTAATCCTCTCTACCCTAAAGGTATCATTATTCTCCTTTTCAGATAAGGAGAATGAGATTCAAAGCGGTGATCCTCACCAGGAGagcccctttctcccttcctgtcAGAGCGGCAGACCAAAGTCCAAGGAGAGTAAAGGGCAGTCCCTGTGCTTTTAACGTAACTTCCAGAGTAAAAGCTCGACGGGGCCATCAGCCTTGCTTCTCTGGCTGGCTCAGCGCTCACAGCCGAGTTCCCCCTTGgtacctccctccccccaccctgctTCTGGTGAACCTGCCCATGCATGGGACAAGGATATTTaacaggagagagaaaagagccaCTTCCCTCCCAGCCCCCATCCAGTCCCCAAGTGCGTAGCCCCCGCTGTCCAGAGAGCCCCACACTCACAAGGAATGCTTCATTGAACTCAAAAGAGCAAGGGAACTGCCTCTGGAGCTGGTGGACACAGTCCAGCCACTGCAGAAACACGGGGCAACGTTCATTCAGATCATCCGAGTTCTCCCCATGGCCACAGCGATCGGCAAACTTATGGCCAAAATCAAGCCATTCCATCTCTACGAGCACTTGGAAGCCCTGGGAGGGGAGAGAAGCAAAGCCGGTCAATGCACGCCACCCACTTGTGTGCCACCAGAGGGCTGGGCGGGCTCCTCACGGGCACCACGGCCGTGCGGTAGCCCCGCCTTTTCCCTTTCAGAATCTGGGAGTTCCTAGATGGGATACCACAGCCCAGAACTTCTCTGCCCAAGAGCCCCTGAGACTCAGCCTCAGAGTCTCACCCTTAGAGTCTCTTCTAACAGTGCTCAGTAATTCAAACAACCTTCCTGGAGTCACAGGGCCCCAGACACATGAAGTTCTCCCGGGCTGATCCTCCCCCTTCTCAGGGGGGTCAGGGGCCTCTGGCTGGTTGATCTGGGAAGAGCACAGGTAACCGATGGTACCAGCACGTAACCTCCCACGGGCCAAGCCAAAGGACAAAGGGAGACATGGAGCCGTCCTGGTCTCCAGAACAAGTCATTGCCATGCTCTCATTGCCCCAGGGCCCAAGAGGTAAAGGGGACCAGAGCAGGCAACACAAAGCCAAATGAGGCTGCTTGCCAGGGCAGGAGAGGCCCATGTGCAAATAACTCCATACAAAGGAAAATCTGGGAGGGGGAGAACAATGGGCTCCGCTATCAGAGGAGGGAAAGACTGCCTCTAACTGAAGagaccaggaaaggcttcatgggaGAATCTCACTGGAGCCAGAGCCCACAGGATGAGGAAGATGCCAgcagagaatggcttgaataaaAGCACAAAGTAAAGAACGAGATGCACGTAGAAGAGAACGAGTGTTCTAGCTTAGCTGGAGTGAGGCTGTGTGAGGGGGTTGGTGTGAGGAAACACTGAAAGCAAAGACTCAGGATGCCAGCAAGTGGCAGCTCCTAACGCTCCTGAGCAGAGGACAGCAGAGCTGGAGGCCACGGCAGCAGCCACAGGCTTCCCCCTCCAAGAGCTGCCCCCCACATCAGACCACCAAACCATCCCCCATACACACCTCTATGGTTCGGTAGTAGGGATCCAGCAGGAGTTTGGACAGCGCCACGATCTGCGGTGTGCGATCCCAGCCATCGGAGCAATGTACCAACACTGGCCGCTGATCGCGGTCCACGGCGTGAACGACCAGCAGGGCCGACTTCAGCAGCACCGATAAATGCTGCAGCCACTTGGTACTTTCGAGAGCAGAAAGCCAactagagacagaaacagatctGTGATGATGGGAGAACGCAAACCTGCTTCTCACAATATGCTTCTGAACGTCCTATATTCTGAAACGCCACATGACCTAACGAGAAACCGCAGCAGCATCTGCGCAGGGGTCCAAATCCAGCCTCCTGCCCTACCTGCAGCACATCCACAAATCAAGTACTGGGGCCCGGAACCTCACTCCTGCAGCTAGAGTCCTCTGGGAGATTAGCCCACAGCTGGGGCAAACCCTGGGGCCCTTGGCCTTGGAGCCCACTCCAAAAACCTCCCACAACTTGTGTCTGGCCTCCAACTACCACCTGAAGGCCTGGGCACACTCTGGATCACCCGTGGCTCTGCCACTAGCCTTCTGGGGAGTTTTTCCTTCACAAGCACAGCCAGGCTAACAATGAGCTCTCCCAGGTCCAGCTTCCTCGACAGTCTTGCTTGCCCTGGAGCTAATGAGGCGGGCAGGAGGGCTAAACCCCCATATCTGAAAGGAAGAGGGTTCAACTGATTCTGCTTGGCTCCAGTGGGCAGGACTGCCACAAGCAAGTGGTACTGTGGAAGAAAACAGTGTCCCAAGCAGGCCTGGCTCCTCCCTGGTAAGTGCCTAGGCAAGGGCTCTGGGATCCCCACCACTTGGAGTCCTGCCCTGACGCTCTCCTGCAGCCTTCCTGACAAGTTGGTCAGCCAGCCTAGGCTCTCTCCAAGCCACATGAGGCCGTTCTCTCTGATGTCCAGCTGGGGCCAACACCCAACAACTTCTTCTTGCAGGGGTGATGGCTCTGATGGACCTTTTCTTCCACGTACCCAGAATTCATACCCCTTCTTAAGTTCCCCATTTCCACTGATGACCCCGCCATCTTTCCAATCCCCTGAGTTCCAAACCTCGGAGCCTCTGTAGACACTTTTCCATGCCTCCGTCTCCTTCTCCGGTCGAGGGCCGCGTCTGCCAGAACCTGTGACCTCACTGGCCACACTGCCTCTTCTCAAATCCAAGCCCTCTCCAGCCTTCTCCAAGCTGCCCAAGTGACAGTCCTCAGCAGTTACGAGTATGGTAATCTTCCGGGCACAAATCCCCCCTCGGCATCAGTGTGCTTCTCCTTGTTTCCAGCCTTCTTCGAGAAGCCTCACCTTCTTTCTTCACCTTCACCCAAGCTTGCCTCCAAGCACATTCCAGGTGTCACCTCCAAGACAAACTCTCCAACCACGCCCCCATGCCCACACTGCATCATTACAATGAGAACGTCTGCCATGCCTCTGGCCCATGTGCGCCAGCGGTCAGAGCTATCTCTCTGTGAGGAGCACCTGGCCGCACACCATCGAGTCTCGGCCTTGTTCAGGCTACTGCGGGCCTCACTGCTGGGGGGCCTTTGGGTCCCGAGGATGAGCCGACTCTTTTCTCCCCACTCAAGTTCCTCTGACCAGATCTTCTGGCCTGTGTGGAGCCTTTGGGGCCTGGTGGGGGTCTTCTGCCTTCAGGTCCTAAACCATGCAGAGAAAGCTCCCCAGGGCAGGGGCAGAGCAAGGCTTTCTCTAGAAGGCTTGCTGCCCTTCAGACCCTGGCTTGGCTTCTCCGGTAAGGCCTTTCCTAGGGAAAGGCTGATTATTCCTGGCTCAACCAGGCTGCTTATCATGCAATGACCTGACCCAATGTTGTGCAAGCGGCTTTGCTTCCAACAGCCTACGCCGTCCTGCCTGACCCCGCTCAGTCCGAGCGTCTCGCCGTGGGGGCTGCTCTGGCTCCTGGCACGGCACACTGAACTTTGGGCAAGGGTGGGGGTAGGGGAGTGTCAGCATGTATCTATCGGGGTCTTCTGGCCAAACGGCTCTGCTTTCACCAATGCTAATCCAACAGTTCCTGAGAACAAAGATGGCCGCTGCCCAGCTCGCATTAAACCTTTCTTCCTACACATTCAAATTCCTATTCCTctttaataattgaaaaatgcTAAGGGGATGCTCTGGACCACTAAGGGAGGCAGGCCCACTAATGCTGTGCGCCATGGCAGCGCCACACAGAACTCCCTGATTTGGGCCGAGTCTGGGGGAGCTTTGGGCTGACGCTGGCCAGCCTTGTTTGGGAACCAACTCTGGGAAAGGAATGACCTTCCCTTGTCTCGGGGACAGAGTCCATGGGAACCGAAGGAGGTCAGCGGGGAAAATCAGCAGCATCTGAATGATGCCAGTGTGTGAGGGCATGGAGAAAGGCCTAGAGGAGCCAAGTCCTGGTCTCGGCTGTGGCTGAgaaaccctgagcaagtcacgtTATTGCTCCCCCTCAGGTATCTATGGCAGTAGTCTGTGTCTGcgtctggggggggagggggggggcgcAAATGCTGAGGGCTGTAGTGATGGCAGCTATGGAGATAAATTCTGCTGGACCAAAATCAGCTCAGAACCAGAAGAGGTTCCAGGAAAACTGACAAATTTCTCCACTGTGCTGACCATCTCTCCATCTTTAAACACTTCCCACAGTTCCTAATCCCTGCTCTGCTTTTCCTTTGTGCTCACATGGAAGAGGGGTTTGGTCCCCAAACAACTAGACAAGGAGAGGCAGGGGCCCGGGGTCAGCACCACGGGAGCACAGGACAAAGGAGGGCAATGCTTACTTTCCCGGGTCTGGCATCTGGGTACACAGCAACCGCAGGGACTGAAAGCTCTTCCGAATTGAATGAATGTTCGCCATCCCCATGAACACCACTTCGCAGTTGGGATAGTACTCTGGAGAGGGGGACAAGGAGAACATAAACACGCTGAACACAAGAACCAACTGCAAGCCCGCCCCTATGGCTATGGGGCGAGTCACGGAGGCCCTGGTGAGGAAGAAGGGCTGTCTGGCACCTTCAGTGGCTCTCTGAAGGAGAAAATGCCCGTTCTGTGCCCCACAGCAGGGGGAGGGGGCCACACTTATGCCAACAAGACCTCAGGCTGCCCCAAGGCCTCTACAGCCCCTTGCTGCTCTGGCTAGACTAACGTGAAGGGTGGCGCAGCAGTCCTGGTTTCCAATCCTAGCTTAACCCCTTGCACAGGAAACAGAGGAGGCCCCAAAGGACAAATCCTGGCCCGACAAGGGGCTGCTCTAGGCCTTCACTGAGGGGCCACGGCTGCTGGAGCCTCTGTGCCCCCAGGAGCCCCAGGCAGGAAGAGGCACCAGCATGTGCTCAGCTAAAGGCCCAAGAGGATCTGAGAAGATCCTTACAATTTACAGCAAGCTTCCACATAGGAA
This sequence is a window from Sminthopsis crassicaudata isolate SCR6 chromosome 1, ASM4859323v1, whole genome shotgun sequence. Protein-coding genes within it:
- the MTMR3 gene encoding phosphatidylinositol-3,5-bisphosphate 3-phosphatase MTMR3 isoform X2; this translates as MVPFLELHGESTEFVGRAKDAVIALSNYRLHIKFTESLVNVPLQLIESVECRDIFQLHLTCKDCKVIRCQFLTFEQCQEWLKRLNNAIRPPSKIEDLFSFAYHAWCMEVYASEKEQHGDLCRPGEHVTARFKNEVERMGFDMNNAWRISNINEKYKLCGSYPQELIVPAWITDKELESVASFRSWKRIPAVVYRHQSNGAVIARCGQPEVSWWGWRNADDEHLVQSVAKACASDSRSSSGKILNGSCPREFSNGGDLSDVEFDSSLSNASGAESLAIQPQKLLILDARSYAAAVANRAKGGGCECPEYYPNCEVVFMGMANIHSIRKSFQSLRLLCTQMPDPGNWLSALESTKWLQHLSVLLKSALLVVHAVDRDQRPVLVHCSDGWDRTPQIVALSKLLLDPYYRTIEGFQVLVEMEWLDFGHKFADRCGHGENSDDLNERCPVFLQWLDCVHQLQRQFPCSFEFNEAFLVKLVQHTYSCLFGTFLCNNAKERGEKHTQERTCSVWSLLRAANKAFKNLLYSSQSETVLYPVCHVRNLMLWSAVYLPCPSPSTPADDTCAPYPVPGASPEDQPLSRLPKTRSFDNLTTVCDSSVPPTSRRSSDPSLNERWQEHRRSLELSGLGGPGEEPCDGDTLGRQAKALGGAELSVAAGVAEGQMENILQEATKEDGSLEETPLRSSTEVVEAKEEAPLNEKSQQEDTEHPEKPEPALGDLTTTPGNSTHPLLAGFPGHPDEPEAPPSHAQEPPQSDSLEEASVEEPGSSRAPRDVGEDSHQAPLHPEVSHGTSLPTVLPLGARTPTVESSVETLTEGEAKVDQLPQGAGHRPCLMDSGDDELSRADGERLVDRARAGSKVARTSHSPMPSSCALPLAECKEEIVCNRDLETENKATEKPGGPTVPQRYPAPNGHCLEGERSRIKGPWSRRTSAASGGSAQLPLRSAHPKWSQGQPGRQPAAGSPEQPARSHLDDDGMPVYTDAIQQRLRQIETGHQQEVETLKKQVQELRSRLESQYLNSSLRFNGDFGDEVTSIPDSESNVDQSCLSCCSTEIFSEASWEQVDKQDTEMTRWLPDHLAAHCYGCDSAFWLASRKHHCRREPGDWGSLGQQVQKWRKTRARPPLRRLAFRTQSGCCCVIHFTGTVGMFSAPAAATRRCRFPASSYLSPVESASLAITACTPRVPALTSNWTNPSLPLQTEASARRGRVGRGPGQLLPWVASRTLGTLRRSCGPRTLECGAGIHPFRWTEL